Proteins found in one Mycoplasmopsis bovigenitalium genomic segment:
- a CDS encoding MAG4270 family putative restriction endonuclease, translated as MRENNFLTNNLKVLKLHFASKNIENIKKPAYDLYLYILINPFNGLIYARKFDFKVFRMNLLTTPSWFSSKNSNFINRGKILEKCIGNDIQKSRTNNSSDSIINFSEDQIKKLNNLFNDYSQPIYQTTIYNINALLNGSNPSGSLQNNKSSQTLFMDDKTNSKFLVIVKIIESLTVVDANIKLSFSMSGKDNFHLFMDLTPNELDELDELKKYQKTNNLSLIDFFENQLNMNVKENYYTNIFRVLKSDYIDETLINSIKNNIKNLSQMRKIDVSILRHIKQHRDNIKNIEPSLKINSVTSEKAHIYNVEWIKQDIQKNLYTQIKNQIMNISQINNLVKKCEELRWITDQNNLISMDATHHRLYDQLTWIFDENFHVYLTLKNTNINDYQKMILNELKKLKSFKQQILSNANNKINIVNNAKKYIEKRMQKVKNQLSQKNKNSRFKFETISENWQKLN; from the coding sequence ATGAGAGAAAATAACTTTCTAACCAATAATTTAAAAGTTTTAAAATTACATTTTGCTTCAAAGAACATAGAAAATATAAAAAAACCTGCCTATGATTTATACTTATATATTTTAATTAATCCTTTTAATGGTTTAATTTATGCTCGTAAATTTGATTTTAAAGTTTTTCGCATGAATTTGTTAACTACGCCAAGCTGGTTTAGTAGTAAAAACTCTAATTTCATTAATAGAGGAAAAATTCTAGAAAAGTGCATTGGAAATGATATTCAAAAGTCGCGAACAAATAATTCTTCTGATTCAATAATTAACTTTAGTGAAGATCAAATCAAGAAACTAAACAATCTTTTTAATGACTATAGCCAGCCCATATATCAAACAACAATTTATAACATAAATGCTCTTCTAAATGGTTCAAATCCGTCAGGTTCACTTCAAAATAATAAAAGTAGTCAAACATTATTTATGGATGATAAAACAAACTCAAAATTCTTAGTTATTGTAAAAATAATAGAATCATTAACAGTTGTAGATGCTAATATTAAACTATCTTTTTCTATGTCTGGTAAGGATAATTTTCATTTATTCATGGATTTAACACCAAATGAACTTGATGAACTTGATGAACTAAAAAAATATCAAAAAACAAATAATTTATCACTAATTGATTTTTTCGAAAATCAATTAAATATGAATGTAAAAGAAAATTATTACACAAATATATTTAGAGTTTTAAAAAGTGATTACATCGACGAAACATTAATCAATAGTATCAAAAATAATATAAAAAATCTTTCTCAAATGCGCAAAATTGACGTATCAATTTTAAGACATATTAAGCAGCATAGAGACAATATAAAAAATATTGAGCCTTCACTAAAAATTAATTCAGTAACTAGTGAAAAAGCTCACATATATAATGTAGAATGAATCAAACAAGATATTCAAAAAAATCTATATACTCAAATTAAAAATCAAATTATGAATATTTCTCAAATTAATAATTTAGTTAAAAAATGCGAGGAATTAAGGTGAATAACAGACCAAAACAATTTAATATCTATGGACGCAACACATCATAGACTTTATGACCAATTAACATGAATTTTTGATGAAAACTTTCATGTTTATTTAACATTAAAAAACACAAATATCAATGATTATCAAAAGATGATATTGAATGAATTAAAAAAATTAAAATCTTTCAAACAACAAATACTTTCTAATGCTAATAACAAAATAAATATAGTTAATAATGCAAAAAAATATATTGAAAAAAGAATGCAAAAAGTGAAAAATCAATTAAGTCAAAAAAATAAAAACTCTAGATTTAAATTTGAGACTATAAGTGAAAATTGACAAAAGTTAAATTAA
- the dcm_N gene encoding DNA (cytosine-5-)-methyltransferase N-terminal subunit — MNKKIKLFEMFAGLGSQYKSLKNIYKNSNKDVISVGVCEFYIDAIISYMIIHYGLLEPENKLTKNQMVDILSNYTFSSNSKDVVNSNYFNRFNELKLRSYFSYLYAYLKNNYFNDRYNKRERITRILKELSNYQKILTY; from the coding sequence ATGAATAAAAAGATTAAATTATTTGAGATGTTTGCAGGTCTAGGTAGTCAATATAAATCACTTAAGAACATATACAAAAATTCAAATAAAGATGTAATTAGTGTTGGCGTTTGTGAGTTTTATATTGATGCAATTATTTCATACATGATAATTCACTATGGGTTGCTTGAACCAGAAAACAAACTAACAAAAAATCAAATGGTTGACATACTTTCAAACTATACATTTAGCTCAAATAGTAAAGATGTTGTAAATTCTAACTACTTTAACCGGTTTAACGAACTAAAATTACGTAGTTATTTTTCATACCTTTATGCCTATCTAAAAAACAATTATTTTAATGATAGATATAACAAGAGAGAGAGAATCACACGGATATTAAAAGAATTGTCAAATTACCAAAAGATATTGACATATTAA
- a CDS encoding adenine phosphoribosyltransferase translates to MDLNKYIRDVHNFPKKGIIFKDISPLLANGEALHYTIEQMAVLASDCDVIVGPDARGFLFGTPTAAVLKKPFIMVRKPGKLPGKVISKNYDLEYGNNVLQIQDGFIKKGQKVAIIDDVLATGGTTEAIVKLLEEQGAIVKKIILLLELKDLNGRGRFAKSDIEIHSLVTV, encoded by the coding sequence ATGGATTTAAATAAATATATTCGTGATGTACATAATTTCCCTAAAAAGGGCATAATTTTTAAAGATATTAGCCCTTTATTAGCAAATGGTGAAGCGCTTCATTACACAATTGAACAAATGGCAGTATTAGCATCAGATTGTGATGTTATTGTGGGCCCTGATGCAAGAGGATTTTTATTTGGGACCCCCACAGCTGCAGTATTAAAAAAACCTTTTATAATGGTCAGAAAACCAGGTAAATTGCCCGGAAAAGTTATCAGTAAAAACTATGATTTAGAATACGGCAATAATGTTCTACAAATTCAAGACGGCTTTATTAAAAAAGGACAAAAAGTGGCAATTATTGATGATGTTTTAGCAACTGGCGGCACAACCGAAGCAATAGTTAAACTACTTGAAGAACAAGGAGCAATTGTTAAAAAAATAATTCTACTTCTTGAATTAAAAGACCTTAATGGTCGTGGAAGATTTGCAAAGTCAGACATTGAAATTCATTCTTTAGTTACTGTTTAA
- a CDS encoding MnuA family membrane nuclease, whose protein sequence is MKKIKLILLSSISTIATPIFMSSSCATSKENNKVANTNNQNEDANVNSEGNVEIDSQNSNDTNQPTMPDLLAGRPRYNRNHPRRSKRLKDKNQNQETDSKSKKTNSKKKTKKLENKANSTTGNGEIDSKNNSKSQNISNKNKLRIASWNLKNFGDSSLKTPKAKAISSIIYKQGYDVVGLTELDSNRPVESIVDLLNELESKLGTNNVWKSIVSDEYNAAKGYKSQADKYAAYIYKSNIVEPLLLKNGKQSATYDNSNFENKFRGTVNNYNRPPFLVQFGLRIPEYKKVNFSYLLAHFDGPGQNKHNHEPKYQRENGAHEMNEAWNIKNVFEWAKKLNNGDDDLIFQGDTNISLGNEKDAFGWIGGSTQMPLKENEQNKSSLSQRINSYSQTFDKIVHQSNLKHENAKVYKLYDFVNDGSYMFENISSLDKWVSYYSQYKRYKTAYNYIYSGVSDHCPISYDLILDANDPK, encoded by the coding sequence ATGAAAAAAATTAAGCTAATACTTTTGAGTTCAATATCGACAATAGCAACACCTATTTTTATGTCTAGTTCTTGCGCAACTAGTAAAGAAAATAATAAAGTAGCAAACACCAATAATCAGAATGAAGATGCAAATGTTAATTCTGAAGGCAATGTTGAAATTGATTCGCAAAATTCAAATGACACAAACCAACCAACAATGCCTGATTTGCTAGCTGGTAGACCAAGATATAATAGAAATCACCCTCGCAGATCTAAAAGATTAAAAGATAAAAATCAGAATCAAGAAACTGATTCAAAGAGCAAAAAAACTAATTCAAAAAAGAAAACCAAAAAACTAGAAAATAAAGCAAATTCAACTACTGGAAATGGCGAAATAGACTCAAAAAACAATTCAAAAAGTCAAAATATTTCTAATAAAAACAAATTAAGAATTGCATCTTGAAATTTAAAAAATTTTGGCGATTCATCATTGAAAACACCTAAGGCAAAAGCCATATCTTCAATTATATATAAACAAGGTTATGATGTCGTTGGATTAACAGAACTTGATTCAAATAGACCAGTTGAAAGCATCGTCGATTTACTAAACGAACTTGAATCAAAACTAGGTACAAATAATGTATGAAAATCAATTGTATCGGACGAGTATAATGCTGCAAAAGGGTATAAGAGTCAAGCTGATAAATATGCCGCGTACATTTATAAGTCAAATATTGTTGAACCATTACTTTTAAAAAATGGTAAGCAGAGCGCAACATATGATAATAGCAATTTTGAAAATAAATTTAGAGGCACTGTAAATAATTACAATAGACCTCCATTCTTGGTTCAATTTGGGTTAAGAATTCCAGAATATAAAAAAGTAAACTTTTCATATTTGCTTGCTCATTTTGATGGTCCCGGACAAAATAAACATAATCATGAGCCTAAATACCAACGCGAAAATGGTGCTCACGAAATGAATGAAGCTTGAAATATTAAAAATGTGTTTGAATGAGCGAAAAAATTAAATAATGGGGATGATGATTTAATTTTTCAAGGTGATACAAATATTTCACTTGGTAATGAAAAAGATGCATTTGGTTGGATTGGCGGTTCTACTCAAATGCCATTAAAAGAAAATGAGCAAAATAAATCATCATTATCACAAAGAATAAACTCATACTCGCAAACTTTTGACAAAATTGTTCATCAATCTAATCTAAAACATGAAAATGCAAAAGTGTATAAATTATATGATTTTGTAAATGATGGTTCATATATGTTTGAAAATATTTCATCACTTGATAAATGAGTATCATATTATAGTCAATATAAAAGATATAAGACTGCATACAATTACATATACTCAGGCGTGTCCGACCATTGCCCAATTAGCTATGATCTTATTTTAGACGCTAATGATCCAAAATAA
- the dcm gene encoding DNA (cytosine-5-)-methyltransferase, whose product MKRIVKLPKDIDILTYSFPCQDLSQQGKQRGMNQNTRSGLLYEVERILNENTDRLPKILLLENVKALVSKKFIGDFEKWIGILDKIGYKSKYKVLNAANYGSSQNRERVFMVSILKSEKIDFEFPNEEIQIKSKLNKIINNPYDGNNLNHLFNYKMSEFVKTKNNIVKSKLGDYTNFNSEAYIYKTDSLGPTLTASGANSRLKFYFEKENIIRYINEIEAYQYMGFDINDALKIKESKLISPNKMIFTAGNSICVEVLEAIFKTIKECYERK is encoded by the coding sequence ATTAAAAGAATTGTCAAATTACCAAAAGATATTGACATATTAACTTATTCCTTCCCTTGCCAGGACTTATCACAACAAGGCAAGCAACGCGGCATGAATCAAAACACAAGAAGTGGTTTACTTTATGAAGTTGAACGAATTCTGAATGAGAACACAGATAGATTACCAAAAATACTTTTACTTGAAAATGTAAAAGCATTAGTAAGCAAAAAATTTATTGGCGATTTTGAAAAATGAATAGGTATATTGGACAAAATCGGCTATAAATCAAAATATAAAGTTTTAAACGCAGCAAATTATGGAAGTTCACAAAATCGCGAAAGAGTCTTTATGGTCTCTATTCTCAAAAGTGAAAAAATTGATTTTGAATTTCCAAACGAGGAAATTCAAATAAAATCTAAATTAAATAAAATAATAAATAATCCTTATGATGGAAACAATCTAAATCACTTATTCAATTATAAAATGAGTGAATTCGTAAAAACTAAAAATAATATTGTTAAATCAAAGCTGGGTGACTACACAAACTTCAATTCAGAAGCATACATTTATAAAACTGATAGTTTAGGTCCAACTCTAACCGCATCAGGAGCAAACAGTAGACTAAAATTCTATTTTGAAAAGGAAAATATAATTCGTTATATAAATGAAATTGAAGCTTATCAATATATGGGTTTTGACATCAATGACGCGCTAAAAATAAAAGAATCCAAACTAATTTCTCCAAATAAAATGATCTTTACTGCTGGCAATAGTATTTGTGTTGAAGTTCTTGAAGCAATATTTAAAACAATTAAAGAGTGTTATGAGAGAAAATAA